GCGGAACGCCCGGCAGGCCGATCACCTCGACCGGGTACGACGGGCCCGCCGACTCGACCTTCTTCCCTTCATCGTCGATCAACGCGCGAACGCGTCCGTAAAAGCTCCCGGTGACAAAGGCGTCCCCCAGATTCAGGGTGCCCGACTGCACCAGCACCGTGGCCACCGGTCCGCGGCCTTTGTCCATCTTGGCCTCGATGACGATCCCTTTGGCCAATCGGGCCGGATCGGCCTTCAGCTCCAGGACATCCGCCTGGAGCAGGATCATCTCAAGCAGGTGATCCAGATTCAGCCGTTTTTTCGCCGATACTTCCACAAAGATGGACTGGCCGCCCCAGGCCTCCGACAAAAGGTTGTGCTCGGCCAGCGCGTTTTTCACGCGGTCCGGGTTCGCCTCGGGCTTGTCGATCTTATTGATGGCCACGATAATGGGCACGTTCGCCGCGCGGGCGTGGTGAATCGCCTCGATGGTCTGGGGCATGACGCCGTCGTCTGCCGCCACGACCAGGACCACGATGTCCGTCACCTTGGCCCCGCGCGCCCGCATGGCGGTGAAGGCCTCGTGGCCCGGCGTATCCAGAAAAACGATGGTCCGGTCCCCGACCTTGACGGTGTAGGCGCCGATGTGCTGCGTGATCCCCCCGGCTTCACCGGCCGCGACCTTGGTGGAACGAATCGCGTCCAGAAGCGAGGTCTTCCCGTGGTCGACATGACCCATGATCGTCACCACCGGAGGACGGGTGCGAAGATCGCCCCCTCCCGGGGTTTCTTCCCCCGACAGCATATCCTCTTCCGTCGGCCCGTGGACGATCTCGGCCTTCAGGCCGTAATTTTCGGCGATCAGAACGCCGGCGGCCAGATCCATCGGCTGGTTGATCGTCGCCATGGTTCCCATCTCGACGAGTTTCCGGATCACCTCCGTCGACTTCTGGCCGATCAATTCGGCGTAATCCTTCACCGTAAGCCCCTCGGAGAGTTTGATGATCTTTTTGCGCGGCTTGGTGATCTCAACGACGCCGGCCGGCGCTGCCGTTCTTTTATGCCGGTCTTCGCGATGCGTCGCCGGACGGATGTCCCGCCAGCTGCTCAATTCGTACTGATACTCTTCCAAGGGATTCTCCTTGCTCTTTTTTGTTTTCCGGACTTTTTTGCCGCGCTGCTTCAGCCGATCGGACAGCTCCTGCTTGGCCAACTCGAATAGATCGGTTTTGAGGAGTTTGTTCTTGACGGGGGCCGCCGCCGTGGAAAGCGCCGCGCCCGCCGGTTTTTCAGGAACCGCGGCAGGGGCTCCCGTGGAGGCGGGGACAGGAACGGCTTCCGACACGGACGCGGCATGGACCGCAGGCTCGGCCGGCCGGAGAACCTCGGCGGTCGATGATCCGGACAGGGTCTGCGTCTCCGAAGCAGGCGACGACGCCGTCGGAGCGGAAACGACCACGGCGGGCTCCGGCTCCGCTTTTTTCTTGATGAGAATCCGCGTCTTTTTTTCCGGCTCGGGCGGCGGGATCGGCTCCGCCTTTTTGAGTTTGACCGTTCTGGCGGCGGGTTTCGCCGCTTTTTGAAGCGGAACGGCCTTTTTGTCCGCCTTATCGACCGTCTTGGCCTTCTGGAGCTTCGTTTTGACCGGGGCCTCGGCCGCCTTTTTGGCGGTCTTGGCCGCCGGCGCGGCCTTTTTGTATTTTTCAATAATCTGCTTCACGGCGGACTCTTCGACCGTCGAGGAGGGGCTCGAGGCCCGGCTTCCGAGAGTTTTCAGTTCGGACAAAAGTTCCTTGGCCGGGATTTTTATTCTTTTTGCGAGATCCGATACATTCATAATTTTCTTATTTTAGGGGCTTGCGTCGCCGCATGGCCTGGGCGGGTCCCTGCGGCGAAATTAAAAAAGCGGCCCGATCGGGTTATTCGGACGGCTTCTCGGCCTCCTCCGAGGATCGGTCCGACTCGTCCGTTGACGGAAGCGACTCGGTTTTCTTCCCCTGACCATCGAGACGTCCTTGCGCCGCCGACAGAATCCGTTCGGCCGTCTTCTCGCCGATCTTCGGCACCTCCATCAATTGTTCCTTGGTCGCCGCGGCAATCTTTTCGATCGAATCAAACCCGCCCGCCGTCAAGGCCTCCAGCAATTTTTTCCCGATGCCGGGGAGATCGATCAGACGTTCCTCTTCCTTACTCCCCGCCTCGGAGCCCTCCGCGGGCGGACCGGCGGCCGTATCGGCCGCGGCCCATTCGGCGTCCCGAGCTTTTTGCTTGGCCTCGGCCTCGGCCTGGGCCCGGTGCTCTTGGGCGATCGCCTGCTCAATCTCCTCGGCGCGCTCCTGCGCCCGTTCCTTTTCATACTCGCTCTCGCCCATAATGTCAATCTTCCACCCGGTCAGCTTGGCCGCCAGACGGACATTCTGGCCGTTCTTCCCGATCGCCAGGGACAGCTGGTGATCCGAGACCACGACGAGCGCGGTCTTCTTTTCGTCGTCGATCCCGACCTTTTCCACGGCCGCCGGGTTCAGCGCCTCGCCGATGAAAACGCGCGGGTCCGCGTTCCACGCGATGATGTCGATCTTCTCGCCTCGGAGCTCGCGCACCACGGCCTGAACGCGGGAGCCTTTGACCCCCACGCAGGCGCCCACCGGATCGACGGCCTGATCCTTGGAGTGGACCGCGATCTTGGTCCGGTCCCCGGGCTCGCGCACGATGCCCTTGATCTCGACGATCTTCTCGGCCACCTCGGGCACTTCAAGCTTGAACAGTTCGGACACGAAATTCGGATGGGTCCGGGACAGGATGATCTGCGGCCCTTTGGCCGATTTCTTGACCTCCAACAGCAGCGCCCGGATCCTGTCGCCGCGACGGTAGTTCTCGCGGGGGGCCTGCTCCGAAACGGGGAGGAGCGCCTCGGTCTTGCCCACCTCGACGATGTAATTCCGGCGCTCGTGCCCCAGGACGATGCCGTTGACCATTTCTCCCTGGCGGCCGGCGTATTCCTTGTAAACCGCCTCCCACTCCGCTTCGCGGACCCGCTGGAAAATGATCTGCTTGGCCGTCTGGGCGGCGATCCGCCCGAAGTCACCCGTCTCCAGCATCAGGCCGATCTCATCGCCCAATTCGGCGCCGGCGTCCACGCTCTTGGCCTCTTCCAACGAGACCTCCGCTTTGGGATTGGCGACGCTTTCGACGACTTTCCGGAGCGAGACCACCTCGATTTCTCCCGTCTGGCGGTCAAGCCGGACCTGGACATTTTCGTTGGCGCCGTATTTTTTCTTGGCGGCGGTCTGGACCGCCATCTCGACGGCGCTGGCGATCTTCTGACTATCGATTCCCTTTTCCCGGCCGATCTGTTCGATCACGGCCAATAATTCACGATTCATGAAAACCTTCTTTCTTGTGATAGGGCTTGCGTCGCCCCCTCTCGCTCGCCTTGCTCGCTGTAACGGACAAGCCGAGCCTGGCGTTCTATGCTGCTAATTTATACTTTCTACCATTCCACTTCAAGCCGGGCCTGCGCGATATCCGCCAGGGCGATCTGCACCGCTTCCCGGTCTTCGGGCTGAAGCTCGACGCGATCCCCCTCAAGACCCCGCAATCGGCCGACGACGACCCACGCTCCGTCCAGGGGACGGACCAGCTTCAATCGGGCCAATTTTCCCGCGAATCGCCGGTAGTCCTCGGCCTTCCGCAAGGGGCGGTCCAATCCCGGAGAGGATACCTCCAGGAGATATGCGTTCGGAATGGGATCGACGGCATCCAGCGCGTGGCCGACATAACGGCTCGCCTGCTCGCAATCGTCGACATTCACCCCGCCGTCCTTGTCGATGAAGATTCGGAGATGGCCCCGCCTCCCTTGACCGGACAGTTCCAGATCGACCAGTTCCAGACCCATGGAACTCAGAATGGGACCGACAAGCTCCCGGATCCGTTCGATGATCGTTTGAGTATCCCGGACCATTCCAAGACCATTCCAAACCGCGTCAAATGAAAAAAGTGGGCGGAACCGCACCCACTTTGAACATCCAGTTTTATATCACAGCGTTAAATAAAATGCAAGAATAATTTAATCAACCCGTGCCATGGAGACGGACAGAGGGGGGTCGGGCTTGGGGAGGAGCAGGGGTGCATCAAACCCAGGCGCATGAACCGGAACCGGGCGTCGGCCGCGGCCCAACACAGGGTCAATTCTCCGCAGGGCCTTGTCGGAAAACTGAGCGGCCGAGCCCGCGGTCCGGTTCAATACAAAAGCTCAGCAAAAACCACAAAAGCCTCCCCCCGAGCCTCGGCTCGGAAGAAGGCTTATCATTATAATCGGTAACCCGATTTCCAGGGAGGGCGCATGGGCTTAATCCTCTATAGAGAAGCCTGAGGCACTGCCTTAATACGACTCACAGGTGGCCCTGGTTCTCCCGTGAGGGGGTGCCTGGCCTCTAAGAAGTCTCTTTTTCAGGTTCCGGTGAAAATTTCAAAAATGGCGGCTCAGTATAAACATATTTTTAGACAAAAAGTCAACTACACAAAAGGATGTTTTCTCTCCGGTTAATCTCAATATATAGTGGATCGGCGGGCATGACCGCAACAGGAATCCTGCAACGCCTCCACACGGCCGCAAAGAAGATGTGGAAGCGAATCCGTTTTTTCTAAGGACGGGTGGATTGAAGAAACTGCCGATAGAGCCGGCGGGTCGTCCGGCCGGGCCGCCCGTCGCCGATGGTTTTCCCGTCCACCTTGACCACCCCCAAAATCTCGGTGGTGGTGCCGGTGAGAAAGACCTCCTCCGCGCCGAGGAGATCTTCCACCGTGATCCCTTTTTCGATAACAGGGTCGCGGGCCCCGCGGGCCAGGCCGATCGCCACGTCCCGCGTAATGCCGGGTAAAATGAACGGTCCGTTCGGCGGGGTGACGATCCGGCCACCGATCACGGCGAAGACGTTGGAGCCGGCGCCTTCCAGGACCAGCCCGTCCCGCACAAAAAGCGCCTCGAACGCGCCGGCCGACCGGGCCTTCTGCCGGGCCATGATGTTGGGAAGGAGATTGATCGATTTGATGTCGCAACGGCCCCACCGCAAGTCCGGCACCGTGACGACGGCGGCCCCCTTTTCATGAAGCTGGGCCGACAGCGGAGCCAGTTTCCGGACCGTGATGATCACGCTGGGCCGGTTTTTTTTTGGAAAGGAATGGTCCCGGGGCGCGGCCCCCCGCGTGATCTGGATATAAAGCTTTGCATCCGGATAACCGCTCCGGACATGGGCCTTTTCCAGAATCGCCTTCCAACGGGATTTTGAATAGACGATCGACAGTCCGAGCGCCTCGGCGCTCTGATCGAGTCGCCGGAGGTGATCCTCGATATGAAAGATCCGGCCCCCGTAGGTCCGGATCAGCTCGTAGATGCCGTCGCCGAACTGGAAGCCGCGGTCCTCCACCGAGACGCGGGCTTTCGCCAGGGGCATGAATCGTCCGTTCACAAACGCAATATTGGGCACCGATCCTCCAATCTCAAATTTGAGATTTCAAATCCCGCATCATTTCTTTCTCATCAAGACGTCCCAAAAAACATACAGGCCGTCGCCGCGTTCTTCCATTTTTAAGATATCAAACTGTTTTCCGAACAGCGTCTTGAAGTCCCGTTTCCGGAAGAACCGGTCGTAATGGCCACGATGGACCAGCCAGTTGCGGCGGCGCTTCTCGTCCGGATGGTGCTTGAAGCGGGTCGAAAAGCAGGACAGGATGAGATGGCCGCCCGGCTTCAAGCGCGTCAGAACGCTTTCAAAGTAACGGCGCGTATCGGCGATCTTCACATGATGCAGGCAGCCGTAATCGATAATCGCATCGAATGCGTTCGGCGAAAACGGCAGCCGGAACGCGTCGCCGACCATGAAGCGGAAGGCGCCGCGGACCTTGCGTCCCCGCGCGAAGGACCGCGCCCGACGGATCGCCAGGGGCTGGTAATCGAGGCCCACGACATCGAACCCTTCGCGCGCGCAGGCCAGCGTGTGCCGGCCCTCGCCGCAGCCCAGGTCCAGAATCCGCCCGCGACCGGAATCGAGCGATTTCCGTATTCGGGGAATGGCGCGCAGCACGAACGGCGTCGGACCGACCGTCGGCCAGCCGTGCCGGCCGGTCTCATACGCGTTTTCAAAATACTTCTTCTGTCTTAAATACAATCCCACGGCTTGATGCTCTCTGGAGATCCCGCGGCACGGCCCGCCGGGCGGCGGGCCGGCCTCAGTAGCCCACGAGGAAGTTGAAGGCCTCGGGGGTGCCCACACCCGTCGTCTGGTCGTAGCCGGGCCCGGCCGGGAAATCGCCGT
The Nitrospiria bacterium DNA segment above includes these coding regions:
- the infB gene encoding translation initiation factor IF-2 encodes the protein MNVSDLAKRIKIPAKELLSELKTLGSRASSPSSTVEESAVKQIIEKYKKAAPAAKTAKKAAEAPVKTKLQKAKTVDKADKKAVPLQKAAKPAARTVKLKKAEPIPPPEPEKKTRILIKKKAEPEPAVVVSAPTASSPASETQTLSGSSTAEVLRPAEPAVHAASVSEAVPVPASTGAPAAVPEKPAGAALSTAAAPVKNKLLKTDLFELAKQELSDRLKQRGKKVRKTKKSKENPLEEYQYELSSWRDIRPATHREDRHKRTAAPAGVVEITKPRKKIIKLSEGLTVKDYAELIGQKSTEVIRKLVEMGTMATINQPMDLAAGVLIAENYGLKAEIVHGPTEEDMLSGEETPGGGDLRTRPPVVTIMGHVDHGKTSLLDAIRSTKVAAGEAGGITQHIGAYTVKVGDRTIVFLDTPGHEAFTAMRARGAKVTDIVVLVVAADDGVMPQTIEAIHHARAANVPIIVAINKIDKPEANPDRVKNALAEHNLLSEAWGGQSIFVEVSAKKRLNLDHLLEMILLQADVLELKADPARLAKGIVIEAKMDKGRGPVATVLVQSGTLNLGDAFVTGSFYGRVRALIDDEGKKVESAGPSYPVEVIGLPGVPQAGDSFTAVREERVAREIAADRLQKERTARLAQQHRVTLEDLYNQIKEGTVKELNLILKTDVQGSAEALIESLNKLSTPAVKLNVIHSGVGGITETDVLLASASNAIVIGFNIRPESKAAALAEREKVDVRTYDIIYNAIGDIRAAMEGLLEPTLKERVTGRCEVRQVFSISKVGTIAGAYVTEGTIARAGSGVRLLRDSVVVYTGKLSSLKRFKDDVREVQAGYECGIGIENYNDIKVGDVIEAFVVDKIAAKL
- the nusA gene encoding transcription termination factor NusA gives rise to the protein MNRELLAVIEQIGREKGIDSQKIASAVEMAVQTAAKKKYGANENVQVRLDRQTGEIEVVSLRKVVESVANPKAEVSLEEAKSVDAGAELGDEIGLMLETGDFGRIAAQTAKQIIFQRVREAEWEAVYKEYAGRQGEMVNGIVLGHERRNYIVEVGKTEALLPVSEQAPRENYRRGDRIRALLLEVKKSAKGPQIILSRTHPNFVSELFKLEVPEVAEKIVEIKGIVREPGDRTKIAVHSKDQAVDPVGACVGVKGSRVQAVVRELRGEKIDIIAWNADPRVFIGEALNPAAVEKVGIDDEKKTALVVVSDHQLSLAIGKNGQNVRLAAKLTGWKIDIMGESEYEKERAQERAEEIEQAIAQEHRAQAEAEAKQKARDAEWAAADTAAGPPAEGSEAGSKEEERLIDLPGIGKKLLEALTAGGFDSIEKIAAATKEQLMEVPKIGEKTAERILSAAQGRLDGQGKKTESLPSTDESDRSSEEAEKPSE
- the rimP gene encoding ribosome maturation factor RimP, whose product is MVRDTQTIIERIRELVGPILSSMGLELVDLELSGQGRRGHLRIFIDKDGGVNVDDCEQASRYVGHALDAVDPIPNAYLLEVSSPGLDRPLRKAEDYRRFAGKLARLKLVRPLDGAWVVVGRLRGLEGDRVELQPEDREAVQIALADIAQARLEVEW
- the dat gene encoding D-amino-acid transaminase, with amino-acid sequence MPNIAFVNGRFMPLAKARVSVEDRGFQFGDGIYELIRTYGGRIFHIEDHLRRLDQSAEALGLSIVYSKSRWKAILEKAHVRSGYPDAKLYIQITRGAAPRDHSFPKKNRPSVIITVRKLAPLSAQLHEKGAAVVTVPDLRWGRCDIKSINLLPNIMARQKARSAGAFEALFVRDGLVLEGAGSNVFAVIGGRIVTPPNGPFILPGITRDVAIGLARGARDPVIEKGITVEDLLGAEEVFLTGTTTEILGVVKVDGKTIGDGRPGRTTRRLYRQFLQSTRP
- a CDS encoding methyltransferase domain-containing protein encodes the protein MGLYLRQKKYFENAYETGRHGWPTVGPTPFVLRAIPRIRKSLDSGRGRILDLGCGEGRHTLACAREGFDVVGLDYQPLAIRRARSFARGRKVRGAFRFMVGDAFRLPFSPNAFDAIIDYGCLHHVKIADTRRYFESVLTRLKPGGHLILSCFSTRFKHHPDEKRRRNWLVHRGHYDRFFRKRDFKTLFGKQFDILKMEERGDGLYVFWDVLMRKK